One genomic region from Clarias gariepinus isolate MV-2021 ecotype Netherlands chromosome 22, CGAR_prim_01v2, whole genome shotgun sequence encodes:
- the rhoac gene encoding rho-related GTP-binding protein RhoA-C — MAAIRKKLVIVGDGACGKTCLLIVFSKDQFPEVYVPTVFENYVADIEVDGKQVELALWDTAGQEDYDRLRPLSYPDTDVILMCFSIDSPDSLENIPEKWTPEVKHFCPNVPIILVGNKKDLRNDEHTRRELSKMKQEPVKPEEGRDMANRINAFGYLECSAKTKDGVRDVFEMATRAALQAKKRNKKGGCLLL, encoded by the exons ATGGCAGCGATCCGTAAGAAGCTGGTAATCGTCGGGGACGGCGCTTGTGGAAAGACCTGCTTGCTGATCGTCTTCAGTAAAGACCAGTTCCCTGAGGTCTACGTCCCAACTGTGTTTGAGAATTATGTCGCAGACATCGAAGTGGATGGAAAGCAG gtaGAGCTGGCTTTGTGGGATACCGCCGGTCAGGAGGATTACGACCGTCTGAGGCCGCTCTCGTACCCGGACACAGACGTCATCCTCATGTGCTTTTCTATAGACAGCCCTGACAGCTTGG aGAATATTCCGGAGAAGTGGACGCCAGAAGTGAAGCATTTCTGCCCGAATGTTCCCATCATCCTCGTGGGGAACAAGAAGGACCTAAGAAACGACGAGCACACTCGACGAGAGCTGTCCAAAATGAAACAG GAGCCTGTAAAGCCAGAAGAAGGTCGCGACATGGCGAACCGGATCAACGCTTTCGGCTATTTAGAATGCTCAGCAAAGACGAAAGACGGTGTGAGGGATGTATTCGAGATGGCCACCAGGGCGGCACTGCAGGCTAAGAAGCGCAACAAAAAGGGCGGCTGTCTGTTACTATAG